The following proteins are co-located in the Tiliqua scincoides isolate rTilSci1 chromosome 8, rTilSci1.hap2, whole genome shotgun sequence genome:
- the SERF2 gene encoding small EDRK-rich factor 2, with translation MTRGNQRELARNKNMKKQADCGKGKRRDDGLSAAARKQRDSEIMQQKQKAAREKKEPPQPQ, from the exons ATGACCC GCGGCAACCAGCGCGAACTGGCCCGGAACAAGAACATGAAGAAGCAGGCGGACTGCGGCAAGGGGAAGCGGCGCGACGACGGCCTCTCCGCCGCCGCCCGCAAGCAGAG GGACTCCGAGATCATGCAGCAGAAGCAGAAGGCGGCCCGCGAGAAGAAGGAGCCGCCCCAGCCCCAGTAG